The following proteins come from a genomic window of Limnohabitans sp. 103DPR2:
- the purH gene encoding bifunctional phosphoribosylaminoimidazolecarboxamide formyltransferase/IMP cyclohydrolase translates to MKALISVSDKTGIVELAKALHALKVELVSTGGTAKLLAEQGLPVTEVAQVTEFPEMLDGRVKTLHPKVHGGLLARRDVPEHMAALKEHGIQTIDLLIVNLYPFEATVAKPGCTLEDAIENIDIGGPAMVRSAAKNWKDVAVLTDASQYATVIDELKASGKVSEKTRFALSVAAFNRISNYDAAISDYLSSYNLEDGTRTEYPAQSNGRFVKLQDLRYGENPHQTAAFYRDLYPAPGSLVTAVQLQGKELSYNNIADADAAWECVKSFSEAACVIVKHANPCGVAVGANALESYSKAFQTDPTSAFGGIIALNRIVDAAAAQQISKQFVEVLMAPAYSPEALEIFKAKANVRVLQIALPEFKEGGTPFEQGRNSQDIKRVGSGLLIQTADNHELQLADLKVVTKVQPTPAQLQDLLFAWKVAKYVKSNAIVFCANGMTMGVGAGQMSRLDSARIASIKAGHAGLSLQNTVVASDAFFPFRDGLDVVVDAGANCVIQPGGSMRDAEVIAAADERGVAMVFSGVRHFRH, encoded by the coding sequence ATGAAAGCACTGATTTCTGTCTCTGACAAAACTGGCATCGTCGAACTCGCCAAAGCGCTGCATGCGCTGAAGGTGGAGTTGGTGTCTACAGGCGGTACAGCCAAGTTGTTGGCTGAGCAAGGCCTGCCCGTGACCGAAGTGGCGCAAGTCACTGAGTTTCCAGAAATGCTGGACGGCCGCGTGAAAACTTTGCACCCTAAAGTGCATGGTGGTTTGTTGGCACGTCGCGACGTGCCTGAGCACATGGCCGCTTTGAAAGAGCACGGCATTCAAACCATCGATTTACTCATCGTCAATTTGTACCCCTTTGAAGCCACGGTGGCCAAGCCAGGTTGCACCTTGGAAGATGCCATTGAAAACATCGACATTGGCGGTCCGGCCATGGTTCGCAGTGCCGCCAAGAACTGGAAAGATGTGGCCGTACTCACCGACGCATCGCAATACGCCACTGTGATTGATGAGCTCAAAGCCAGCGGCAAAGTGTCTGAGAAAACACGCTTTGCATTGTCTGTCGCTGCCTTCAACCGCATCAGCAATTACGACGCCGCCATCAGCGATTACCTGTCTTCTTACAACTTGGAAGACGGCACTCGCACCGAATACCCAGCGCAGTCCAATGGCCGCTTTGTGAAGTTGCAAGACTTGCGCTACGGTGAGAATCCGCATCAAACAGCCGCCTTCTACCGCGACTTGTATCCAGCGCCTGGCTCACTGGTCACAGCTGTGCAGCTGCAGGGCAAAGAGCTGTCTTACAACAACATTGCCGATGCCGATGCGGCTTGGGAATGCGTCAAGAGCTTTTCAGAAGCGGCTTGCGTGATCGTGAAGCACGCCAACCCTTGCGGCGTGGCAGTGGGTGCGAATGCACTCGAGTCCTACAGCAAAGCTTTCCAAACTGATCCCACATCCGCGTTTGGCGGCATCATTGCGCTGAACCGCATCGTGGACGCTGCGGCAGCGCAACAAATCAGCAAGCAGTTTGTTGAGGTGTTGATGGCACCCGCTTATTCACCCGAAGCCCTGGAAATTTTCAAAGCCAAAGCCAATGTGCGCGTGTTGCAAATTGCCTTGCCCGAATTCAAAGAAGGCGGCACCCCCTTCGAGCAAGGTCGCAACTCACAAGACATCAAGCGCGTGGGTTCAGGCTTGCTGATTCAAACCGCCGACAACCACGAGCTGCAATTGGCCGACCTCAAAGTGGTCACCAAAGTGCAGCCCACACCCGCGCAGCTGCAAGACTTGTTGTTTGCCTGGAAAGTGGCCAAGTACGTGAAGAGCAATGCCATTGTGTTCTGTGCCAATGGCATGACCATGGGTGTGGGCGCAGGCCAGATGAGCCGCTTGGACTCTGCGCGCATCGCCAGCATCAAAGCCGGCCATGCTGGTTTGAGTTTGCAAAACACGGTGGTGGCCAGCGATGCCTTCTTCCCGTTCCGAGACGGTTTGGACGTGGTGGTGGACGCCGGTGCCAATTGCGTCATTCAGCCGGGCGGCTCCATGCGCGATGCCGAAGTGATTGCGGCGGCCGACGAGCGCGGTGTGGCCATGGTCTTCTCGGGCGTGCGCCACTTCCGTCATTGA
- a CDS encoding Fis family transcriptional regulator, whose amino-acid sequence MSKKKIEECIRDSLNAYFQDMDGVEPHGMYDMLLNAVEKPLLDVVMQQADQNQSRAAEWLGLNRNTLRKKLIEHKLLK is encoded by the coding sequence ATGAGCAAGAAGAAAATAGAAGAGTGCATTCGCGACAGCTTGAACGCTTACTTTCAAGACATGGACGGCGTAGAACCTCACGGCATGTACGACATGCTGTTGAATGCCGTTGAAAAACCATTGCTGGATGTGGTCATGCAACAAGCCGACCAAAACCAATCGCGCGCTGCCGAGTGGCTGGGCTTGAACCGCAACACGCTGCGCAAGAAACTGATCGAACACAAACTTTTGAAGTGA
- the dusB gene encoding tRNA dihydrouridine synthase DusB has translation MQIGPYVLPNAVFVAPMAGVTDRPFRQLCRQFGAGYAVSEMVTSRKDLWKSLKTSRRANHDGEPGPIAVQIAGTDAPMMAEAAAYNIDQGAQIIDINMGCPAKKVCNKWAGSALMQNESLAIEIAEAVVAACAPRGVPVTLKMRTGWCNTEKNALTLAKAFESVGIQMVTVHGRTREQGYKGFAEYDTVAAVKAAVKIPVVANGDIDSPEKALHVLKYTGADALMVGRAAQGRPWIFREIVHFLATGEHLAPPLVAEVKRALLDHLQDHYGLYGELTGVRSARKHIGWYVRDLPGGDVFRDHMNTLETAELQSRAVADFFEEMAARIERMPKAVAGIQPDMALETME, from the coding sequence ATGCAAATTGGACCTTATGTCTTGCCCAATGCTGTGTTTGTGGCGCCGATGGCCGGCGTCACCGACAGGCCTTTTCGCCAGCTGTGCAGACAGTTTGGCGCGGGCTATGCCGTGAGCGAAATGGTCACGTCCCGCAAAGACTTGTGGAAAAGTTTGAAGACCTCGCGCCGTGCCAACCACGATGGCGAGCCAGGTCCTATTGCGGTGCAAATTGCGGGCACCGATGCGCCCATGATGGCGGAGGCCGCCGCTTACAACATCGATCAGGGTGCGCAGATCATTGACATCAACATGGGTTGCCCCGCTAAAAAAGTTTGCAACAAATGGGCGGGCTCTGCGCTCATGCAAAACGAAAGCTTGGCGATTGAAATTGCAGAAGCCGTGGTGGCCGCATGTGCGCCGCGCGGTGTGCCCGTCACCTTGAAGATGCGCACCGGATGGTGCAACACAGAAAAGAATGCGCTCACCTTGGCCAAAGCCTTTGAAAGTGTGGGCATTCAAATGGTGACTGTGCATGGACGCACTCGCGAGCAAGGCTACAAAGGCTTTGCCGAATACGACACCGTGGCCGCCGTGAAAGCAGCCGTCAAAATTCCGGTGGTGGCCAATGGCGACATTGATTCACCTGAAAAAGCACTGCACGTTTTAAAGTACACCGGTGCGGATGCCCTCATGGTGGGCCGCGCAGCCCAAGGTCGTCCTTGGATCTTCCGCGAGATCGTTCATTTCCTTGCCACGGGTGAACACTTGGCGCCGCCCTTGGTGGCAGAGGTGAAGCGTGCATTGCTCGACCATTTGCAAGACCACTATGGCTTGTACGGCGAACTGACCGGTGTGCGTTCTGCGCGCAAACACATTGGCTGGTACGTCCGTGATTTGCCAGGGGGTGATGTGTTCAGAGACCACATGAACACCTTGGAAACGGCTGAATTGCAATCGCGCGCGGTGGCAGATTTTTTTGAAGAGATGGCAGCGCGCATCGAGCGCATGCCAAAGGCTGTGGCGGGCATTCAGCCTGACATGGCGCTGGAGACGATGGAATGA
- a CDS encoding YqaA family protein: MEDWITPHLSQLLAWLAFPEHGLSTVFLISFISATLLPLGSEPAVFGLIKINPDLFWSAILVATAGNTLGGIVSWWMGYGAHQAVDLVRKKQNPTKSERTSWGDKFHGQALAWLEKMGPKACLLSWLPGVGDPLCAVAGWLKMPLLPCAIYMAIGKFLRYVVMTSLLLWVF, translated from the coding sequence ATGGAAGATTGGATCACCCCTCACCTCTCGCAGCTTTTGGCTTGGCTGGCATTCCCAGAACACGGTTTGTCGACTGTGTTCTTGATCTCTTTCATCTCAGCCACCTTGTTGCCATTGGGCTCGGAGCCCGCTGTGTTTGGCTTGATCAAAATCAATCCTGACTTGTTCTGGTCGGCCATTTTGGTGGCCACCGCAGGCAATACCTTGGGCGGCATCGTCAGTTGGTGGATGGGCTATGGGGCACACCAAGCGGTGGACTTGGTCAGGAAAAAACAAAACCCAACAAAGTCAGAGCGCACCAGCTGGGGCGACAAATTTCACGGCCAAGCCTTGGCATGGCTTGAAAAGATGGGCCCTAAGGCCTGCTTGTTGTCTTGGCTGCCTGGCGTTGGTGATCCGCTTTGCGCTGTGGCAGGTTGGCTCAAAATGCCTCTCTTGCCTTGCGCCATCTACATGGCCATTGGCAAGTTCCTGCGCTATGTTGTGATGACGTCTTTGCTGTTGTGGGTTTTTTAA
- a CDS encoding sulfite exporter TauE/SafE family protein, translated as MDILFNTDTVLIVAACAAAILFGGIVKGTLGVGLPLFAVPIMSLMIGSTQAIALVAVPVLVSNIWQAWQEASWKASIKRFWPLMLTQAVMTVFAVHWTLSFSVKQLNMLVAFAVVLAVVSMLFKPSFQIPPKKERWVGALVGTMSGMLGGVSSLMGPILISYMMSLKLQRDEFVGCISVIYLNAAWPLYIAMYGFGRMELMDLGYSFLALLPMALGLKTGQKMRHRLSEDAFRKVLLAFLVLVASLLVLR; from the coding sequence ATGGATATTTTGTTCAACACCGACACGGTGTTGATCGTTGCAGCTTGCGCTGCAGCGATCCTGTTTGGCGGCATCGTCAAAGGCACATTGGGCGTTGGTTTGCCCTTGTTTGCTGTGCCGATCATGTCACTCATGATTGGCAGCACCCAAGCCATTGCATTGGTGGCCGTGCCTGTGTTGGTTTCCAACATTTGGCAGGCCTGGCAAGAGGCCAGTTGGAAAGCCAGCATCAAACGCTTTTGGCCTTTGATGTTGACGCAGGCTGTTATGACAGTCTTTGCCGTGCATTGGACTTTGTCTTTCAGTGTGAAGCAACTCAACATGTTGGTGGCGTTTGCCGTGGTGCTGGCGGTTGTTTCCATGTTGTTCAAACCCAGCTTCCAAATTCCACCGAAAAAAGAGCGGTGGGTGGGGGCCTTGGTCGGCACCATGTCGGGCATGTTGGGCGGCGTGTCCTCCCTCATGGGTCCCATCCTGATCAGTTACATGATGTCTTTGAAGTTGCAGCGCGACGAGTTTGTGGGCTGCATCAGTGTCATTTACTTGAATGCTGCCTGGCCACTGTACATTGCCATGTATGGCTTCGGGCGTATGGAGTTGATGGACCTGGGCTATTCATTTTTAGCCTTGCTGCCCATGGCCTTGGGTTTGAAGACGGGACAGAAAATGCGTCACCGTCTCAGTGAAGACGCTTTCAGAAAAGTTCTGTTGGCCTTCTTGGTGCTGGTGGCCAGTTTGTTGGTGCTCCGTTAA
- a CDS encoding ABC transporter substrate-binding protein, whose protein sequence is MAKLPLSFACWNYDRTRALMDGSVQVDGIDLNYLNLPVEETFFRMARFREFDVCEMSLSSYCVSLHKPDRPFIAIPVFPSRFFRHSCIYVNANSGINEPKDLIGKRIASPEYQMTAPVWIRGILQDHYGVPVDAQPYLFGGEEETGRIEKQKLNLPPNIQVHPIQPHQTLSQMLHDGELDALYTARMPSSFLKGDGKVKRLFENYVDIERAYYRQTKIFPIMHTVVIRREVYEANRWIAQSLTKAFIEAQRRTYEDLYETAALKAMLPWLTAHVEDARREFGNDWWSYGLENNLNVLETFTRYHQEQGLSPRKLSPQELFAPESLEAFKI, encoded by the coding sequence ATGGCAAAACTCCCCCTCAGCTTTGCTTGCTGGAACTACGATCGCACACGCGCCCTCATGGACGGCAGCGTACAAGTCGACGGCATCGATTTGAACTACCTCAACCTGCCCGTGGAGGAAACCTTCTTCCGCATGGCACGTTTCCGAGAGTTCGATGTCTGCGAAATGTCGCTCTCATCGTATTGCGTGTCTTTGCACAAACCCGATCGTCCTTTCATTGCGATTCCGGTGTTTCCCTCACGCTTCTTCCGCCATTCTTGCATCTATGTGAATGCCAACTCGGGCATCAACGAACCCAAAGATTTGATCGGCAAACGCATTGCCAGCCCCGAGTACCAAATGACCGCACCTGTGTGGATTCGCGGTATTTTGCAAGACCACTATGGTGTGCCTGTCGATGCGCAGCCTTACCTTTTCGGTGGCGAAGAAGAAACGGGCCGCATTGAAAAGCAAAAGCTGAATCTGCCGCCTAACATTCAAGTGCACCCTATTCAGCCACACCAAACTTTGTCGCAAATGCTGCACGACGGTGAACTCGATGCGCTCTACACCGCGCGCATGCCTTCGTCGTTCTTGAAGGGAGATGGCAAGGTCAAGCGCTTGTTTGAAAACTACGTGGACATTGAGCGCGCGTACTACCGTCAAACCAAAATTTTCCCCATCATGCACACTGTGGTGATTCGCCGTGAAGTGTATGAAGCCAATCGTTGGATTGCGCAATCGCTGACCAAAGCCTTCATTGAAGCGCAGCGCCGCACGTACGAAGATTTGTACGAAACAGCAGCGCTCAAGGCCATGTTGCCTTGGTTGACCGCCCATGTGGAAGATGCACGCCGTGAATTTGGCAATGACTGGTGGTCGTATGGTTTGGAAAACAACCTGAACGTGTTGGAAACCTTCACGCGCTATCACCAAGAGCAAGGTTTGTCGCCGCGCAAACTGAGCCCTCAAGAGTTGTTCGCACCAGAATCGCTGGAAGCTTTCAAGATCTAA
- a CDS encoding Bug family tripartite tricarboxylate transporter substrate binding protein — MKRRDLLAVSAAPWLAGMQMPAWSQSTFNFTKAVKFIVPYAPGGLPDTVARVFAQRIGERIGQGVVIENKPGGNGVVSAQALASSPNDGHTFLVTDGSMFSINPLIYKSLAYDLKRDFAPVTLLARSPLYLAVHPKVPVNTLQEFVQYVKARPDQLNYGSSGIGSSHHLTMEAMKAALGIDIRHVPFRGSGQSVPALVGGQVECLFSALPSLAGFAKTNQVKILGSNAGQRSSLMPQVPSISEIIPGFDFAVIIGALAPANAPAGAIARLSAEAAAVKNHPELLTTLGTAGIDAVGSTAADYGKAIQSENERLAKAVALAGLKPE; from the coding sequence ATGAAACGTCGCGATCTGTTGGCAGTTTCTGCCGCCCCTTGGTTGGCCGGCATGCAAATGCCTGCTTGGAGTCAAAGCACATTTAATTTCACCAAGGCCGTCAAATTCATCGTGCCTTATGCACCTGGTGGCTTGCCAGATACCGTTGCGCGCGTGTTTGCGCAGCGCATTGGTGAGCGCATTGGCCAAGGGGTTGTGATTGAAAACAAACCAGGTGGCAATGGCGTGGTCTCTGCGCAGGCTTTGGCCAGCAGTCCCAATGATGGGCACACTTTTTTGGTGACTGATGGATCCATGTTCTCCATCAACCCCCTCATTTACAAAAGCTTGGCCTATGATTTGAAACGCGACTTTGCACCAGTGACTTTGCTAGCGCGCTCGCCCTTGTATTTGGCTGTGCATCCCAAAGTGCCTGTGAACACTTTGCAAGAATTTGTGCAATACGTCAAAGCGCGTCCCGATCAACTCAACTATGGTTCTTCTGGCATTGGCAGTAGCCACCACCTCACCATGGAAGCCATGAAGGCGGCCTTGGGCATTGACATCCGGCATGTGCCATTCAGGGGCTCGGGTCAATCGGTGCCGGCCTTGGTCGGTGGTCAGGTTGAGTGCTTGTTTTCAGCCTTGCCTTCTTTGGCCGGGTTTGCAAAAACCAACCAAGTCAAAATTTTGGGCAGCAATGCAGGACAGCGCTCATCTTTGATGCCGCAAGTGCCCAGCATTTCTGAAATCATTCCCGGTTTTGATTTCGCCGTCATCATTGGTGCGCTTGCGCCAGCCAATGCGCCAGCAGGCGCCATTGCACGTTTGAGTGCAGAGGCTGCAGCGGTGAAAAATCATCCCGAACTCTTAACCACCTTGGGCACCGCAGGCATTGATGCTGTGGGCAGCACAGCCGCTGACTATGGCAAAGCCATTCAGTCCGAAAACGAACGATTGGCCAAAGCAGTCGCTTTGGCTGGCTTGAAACCAGAATAA
- a CDS encoding Rieske 2Fe-2S domain-containing protein has protein sequence MITPEENDLLCRVEGQAPMGQLMRRQWIAICLIEEVSEPDGTPIKARILGEDLVVFRDTKGRVGVMDEYCPHRKASLVYGRNEDCGLRCLYHGWKMDVAGNVVDMSSEPAGSGLVEKVKHRAYPTHEWGGFVWAYMGPPEHQPEFTPPPWAPNAESRLAVAKIIIPCNWAQILEGQIDSAHSSSLHSSDMVPARVDGAKATDTQWLRPSTDKSPRMQVERTPYGFRYAAIRRPIKDAQTHDYVRSTVFVAPASALIPPNDQYNVANMNVPIDDHHTAFHFMAWGSPDTTPDHETWRAFLHAQVGPDLDPQYHPKRTHENRFGQDRAAMKAGNFTGIQGIPNQDMAMWVSMGPIVDRTFDRLGASDLAIVEFRQRMLQAVRSFMAGETPIGTGENHIPAQVCAYQSIIPKTTDWREFDAQPV, from the coding sequence ATGATCACCCCTGAAGAAAATGACTTGCTGTGCCGCGTTGAAGGCCAAGCGCCCATGGGGCAACTCATGCGCCGTCAATGGATTGCCATTTGTTTGATCGAAGAAGTGTCTGAACCCGATGGCACGCCCATCAAGGCCAGAATTTTGGGCGAAGACTTGGTGGTCTTCAGAGACACCAAAGGTCGCGTGGGCGTGATGGACGAATATTGTCCGCACCGCAAAGCTTCCTTGGTCTATGGCCGCAACGAAGACTGCGGCTTGCGTTGTCTCTACCATGGCTGGAAGATGGATGTGGCGGGTAATGTCGTGGACATGTCTTCCGAGCCTGCGGGCAGTGGCTTGGTTGAAAAAGTCAAACACCGCGCGTATCCTACACACGAGTGGGGCGGTTTTGTTTGGGCTTACATGGGGCCACCCGAGCACCAACCCGAGTTCACGCCACCCCCTTGGGCGCCCAATGCCGAGTCGCGTTTGGCTGTGGCCAAGATCATCATTCCTTGCAATTGGGCGCAGATCTTGGAAGGTCAAATTGATTCTGCGCACAGTTCCAGCTTGCATTCCTCCGACATGGTGCCTGCGCGTGTTGATGGCGCTAAGGCCACCGACACCCAATGGCTGCGACCTTCTACCGACAAATCGCCGCGCATGCAAGTGGAGCGCACGCCCTATGGCTTCAGGTATGCCGCCATTCGCAGGCCGATCAAGGATGCGCAAACCCACGACTATGTTCGCAGTACCGTGTTTGTGGCACCAGCCTCCGCCCTCATTCCGCCCAATGATCAGTACAACGTGGCCAACATGAATGTGCCCATCGACGATCACCACACAGCCTTTCACTTCATGGCTTGGGGCTCTCCCGATACAACGCCTGATCATGAAACTTGGCGTGCATTTTTGCATGCGCAAGTGGGCCCCGATTTAGATCCGCAATACCATCCCAAGCGCACGCACGAGAACCGGTTTGGTCAAGACCGTGCCGCCATGAAAGCGGGCAATTTCACAGGCATTCAAGGCATTCCCAATCAAGACATGGCCATGTGGGTGTCGATGGGCCCCATCGTGGACAGAACGTTCGATCGATTGGGCGCATCCGACTTGGCCATCGTGGAGTTCAGGCAAAGAATGCTGCAGGCCGTTCGCAGCTTCATGGCTGGTGAAACGCCCATTGGCACCGGCGAGAACCACATTCCTGCGCAGGTTTGTGCCTATCAATCCATCATCCCTAAAACCACAGACTGGCGTGAGTTTGACGCCCAACCCGTCTGA
- a CDS encoding PDR/VanB family oxidoreductase: MTQAIDPEFSSLLVQHKSQVAKDIWHFKLAHPQGQALPSFKAGAHITVQTPAGQRRNYSLCNDPAETSFCEIAIKLERNGRGGSQSMVDQVQAGDLLSVSSPRNDFELIDNANEVIFIAGGIGVTPLLSMARQMARVKSDSGQGHFRFYYCARDAEGAAFMPELQALESAGQVSFHFDGGNPDAGLDFWPLLEKPSQAHIYCCGPQGLMDAVRDMSGHWPQGRVHFESFGASASSQAANSPFSIKLSQSQTVLPVAETESILEALRKAGFRIPSSCESGTCGSCKTNLVSGTVEHRDFVLNEAEKSTHIMVCVSRASSPNDLIEIDL, translated from the coding sequence ATGACCCAAGCGATTGACCCAGAATTTTCTTCTTTGCTGGTGCAGCACAAAAGCCAAGTGGCCAAAGACATTTGGCACTTCAAATTGGCTCACCCTCAAGGCCAAGCATTGCCCTCCTTCAAAGCAGGCGCGCACATCACCGTGCAAACCCCCGCAGGTCAACGCCGCAATTACTCGCTTTGCAATGATCCAGCGGAAACAAGTTTTTGCGAGATCGCCATCAAGCTGGAAAGAAACGGACGGGGTGGCTCGCAAAGCATGGTGGACCAAGTTCAAGCTGGCGATTTACTCAGCGTCTCGTCACCCCGAAATGATTTTGAGTTGATCGACAACGCCAATGAGGTGATCTTCATTGCAGGTGGCATTGGTGTCACGCCCTTGTTGTCGATGGCCAGGCAAATGGCCAGAGTGAAGTCAGACAGTGGGCAGGGTCACTTTCGGTTTTATTACTGCGCACGCGACGCAGAAGGCGCCGCTTTCATGCCTGAGTTGCAGGCCTTGGAAAGCGCGGGGCAAGTCAGTTTTCACTTTGACGGCGGCAACCCCGACGCAGGCTTGGACTTTTGGCCACTGCTGGAAAAACCCAGTCAAGCTCACATTTACTGCTGCGGACCGCAGGGCTTGATGGATGCCGTGCGAGACATGAGCGGCCACTGGCCACAAGGCCGCGTGCATTTTGAAAGCTTTGGGGCCAGCGCTTCATCTCAAGCCGCCAACAGTCCCTTCAGCATTAAGTTATCGCAATCGCAAACAGTATTGCCCGTTGCCGAAACCGAAAGCATTTTGGAAGCGCTACGCAAAGCAGGCTTCCGCATCCCCAGTTCATGTGAAAGCGGTACCTGTGGCAGCTGCAAAACAAACTTGGTATCTGGCACTGTAGAACACCGCGACTTTGTGTTGAATGAAGCTGAAAAATCGACCCACATCATGGTCTGTGTGTCACGTGCCAGTTCACCCAACGACTTGATTGAAATTGACCTGTGA
- a CDS encoding Gfo/Idh/MocA family protein, which translates to MASDNISSIKIGVAGLGRAFTLMLPTFLQDPRIQLVAATDPIAAARTQFEKDFQAITVDSVEALCALPDVEVIYIATPHQYHAAHVQMAAQHGKHCWVEKPMAISLEECTRMMDACQQAGVQLMVGHSHSFNAPVLRARELIASGELGQVRMITALNYTDFLYRPRRPEELNTALGGGVIHSQAAHQIDVVRLLGGGKVRSVQACTGQWDATRPTEGAYSALLQFENMAFATVTYNGYGHFDSDVWMDHVGEIGQPKPANESAQRYGQARRRLETTHHTDEESSLKAARNYGGPLYAPAAITSNAYQHFGPVVVSCDKGDIRLTPLGMWVYGPDKEYFEALPEPAYPRKEVIDELFQNLRGSGALTHSGAWSRASTEVCLGILEAATHQHAVLMHHQVGVQDGH; encoded by the coding sequence ATGGCAAGCGACAACATTTCAAGCATCAAAATAGGCGTTGCTGGCTTGGGCCGGGCCTTCACTTTGATGTTGCCTACATTCTTGCAAGACCCTCGTATTCAGCTGGTGGCAGCCACCGATCCGATTGCGGCAGCCCGAACGCAGTTTGAAAAAGATTTTCAGGCCATCACGGTCGACAGCGTTGAAGCTTTGTGTGCCTTGCCCGACGTCGAGGTGATCTACATTGCAACACCGCATCAATACCACGCTGCGCATGTTCAGATGGCCGCCCAACATGGCAAACATTGCTGGGTCGAAAAACCCATGGCCATTTCTTTAGAGGAATGCACCCGTATGATGGACGCCTGCCAGCAAGCCGGTGTGCAACTCATGGTAGGTCACAGCCACAGCTTCAATGCACCCGTGTTGCGCGCACGCGAGCTGATTGCATCAGGAGAGTTGGGGCAAGTTCGCATGATCACGGCCCTTAACTACACCGACTTTTTGTACCGTCCCAGACGTCCTGAAGAATTGAACACCGCATTGGGTGGCGGCGTGATCCACAGCCAAGCCGCCCATCAAATCGATGTGGTACGTTTGCTGGGTGGCGGCAAAGTGCGCAGTGTGCAAGCTTGCACTGGCCAATGGGATGCCACACGTCCCACCGAGGGTGCCTACAGTGCACTGCTGCAATTTGAAAACATGGCTTTTGCCACAGTCACCTACAACGGTTACGGCCACTTTGACAGCGATGTCTGGATGGACCATGTGGGCGAAATTGGTCAGCCCAAACCTGCCAACGAAAGCGCGCAGCGTTATGGCCAGGCGCGTCGCAGACTAGAAACAACCCATCACACGGACGAAGAATCAAGCCTCAAGGCCGCACGCAACTATGGCGGTCCTTTGTATGCGCCCGCAGCCATCACCAGCAATGCCTATCAACATTTCGGTCCTGTTGTGGTCAGCTGTGACAAAGGCGATATTCGTTTGACGCCCTTGGGGATGTGGGTCTATGGCCCAGACAAAGAATATTTCGAAGCATTGCCAGAACCGGCCTATCCGCGCAAAGAGGTTATTGACGAGCTGTTTCAAAACCTCCGAGGTTCGGGCGCATTGACGCACAGCGGTGCCTGGTCTCGCGCCAGCACCGAAGTTTGCTTGGGCATCTTGGAAGCTGCAACACATCAACACGCGGTACTGATGCACCACCAAGTGGGAGTGCAAGATGGCCACTAA
- a CDS encoding MarR family winged helix-turn-helix transcriptional regulator gives MATKIPGNTQSILKHWHESVPDDRLAHLVRDAGRAFNKRLQVRLQKYNVSFGHWTFLRILWTSDGLTQKELSDLAGVMEPTTFSAIQAMEALGYVVRKQKPENRKNMYVHLTPKGKALKKALVPLAVDVNHVAVHGVSQAELLTTRKVLLKVIENLAQEEAQMDGRPSAP, from the coding sequence ATGGCCACTAAGATTCCTGGAAACACCCAAAGTATTTTGAAACACTGGCACGAGTCCGTGCCAGATGATCGCCTGGCCCACTTGGTTCGTGATGCTGGCAGGGCCTTCAACAAACGACTGCAAGTGCGTTTGCAAAAATACAATGTGTCGTTTGGGCATTGGACATTTTTGCGAATTCTTTGGACTTCGGATGGCCTGACCCAAAAAGAACTCAGCGACTTAGCAGGTGTGATGGAGCCCACCACCTTCAGCGCCATCCAAGCCATGGAAGCCTTGGGTTATGTGGTGCGCAAACAAAAACCCGAGAATCGCAAAAACATGTACGTGCACCTCACGCCCAAAGGCAAAGCCTTGAAAAAAGCTTTGGTGCCCTTGGCCGTCGACGTCAATCACGTGGCAGTGCATGGCGTCAGCCAAGCCGAGCTCCTGACAACGCGCAAGGTGCTGTTGAAAGTGATCGAAAATTTAGCGCAAGAAGAAGCACAGATGGACGGACGTCCATCGGCGCCTTAA